The Caloramator mitchellensis genome contains a region encoding:
- the rnr gene encoding ribonuclease R, translating to MNKVKDSILEFMRKEAYKPLSAEELAKYFEIDRKQIGQFLSILDEMEEEGLLFKTHKDKYGIPERMNLVIGKLQGHSKGYGFVLPEDTTLSDIYISADNLNGAMHNDRVVAKIIRPAIPGKTAEGEIIKILKRANTKLVGTFEKNNYFGFVVPDDKRIYQDIFVSKSNVNGAKNGDKVIVEVTKWPEKRRNPEGKIVEVLGKKDKPGIDILSIIRKYDLPEEFPKEVEDYTEQIPEEIPEKEIKRRRDLRNLKIVTIDGEDAKDLDDAVSIEKLPDGKFKLGVHIADVTYYVKEKSPLDKEALKRGTSVYLVDRVIPMLPRKLSNGVCSLNPKVDRLTLSCVMTIDQNGRVVDYEIFESIIKTCERMTYTDVTKILRDNDEELCKRYDYLIEDFRNMEELCNILNRKRTLRGALDFDFEECKVILDEKGKPIEIKPYEREIANRIIEEFMIVCNETIAEHMFWTGIPFVYRIHEDPDSEKILRFAEFAHNLGYRVKFGKDVHPKMLQDILEAAKGKREQPIIDMLLLRSLKQARYSPDCTGHFGLASKYYCHFTSPIRRYPDLIIHRIIKEFLKGKIDEKRIEKLRSLVEKAAKQSSDTERIADEAERETEDLKKVEYMADRIGEVYTGIISSVTHFGMFVELPNTIEGLIHISNLADDYYIFDENIYALIGEETRKIYRLGDEVKVKVVKADVENRTIDFALVEDEQEIEARH from the coding sequence ATGAATAAAGTCAAGGATTCAATTCTTGAATTTATGAGAAAAGAAGCCTATAAACCTCTATCAGCTGAAGAATTGGCAAAATATTTTGAAATCGATAGAAAGCAAATAGGGCAATTTCTATCGATTTTAGATGAAATGGAAGAGGAGGGCTTGCTTTTTAAAACTCATAAGGACAAATATGGTATTCCCGAAAGAATGAATCTCGTAATAGGCAAACTTCAAGGTCATTCTAAGGGATATGGATTTGTATTGCCAGAAGATACCACTTTGTCAGATATTTATATTTCAGCAGACAATTTAAACGGAGCTATGCACAATGATAGAGTTGTTGCAAAAATAATTAGACCTGCTATTCCAGGAAAAACTGCGGAAGGAGAAATAATAAAAATATTAAAGAGGGCTAATACAAAGCTTGTAGGAACTTTTGAAAAAAACAATTATTTTGGCTTTGTAGTGCCAGATGATAAACGAATCTATCAGGATATATTTGTTTCAAAATCCAACGTAAATGGTGCTAAAAACGGCGATAAGGTTATAGTAGAAGTCACTAAGTGGCCAGAAAAAAGGAGAAACCCAGAGGGGAAAATCGTTGAAGTTTTGGGCAAAAAAGATAAACCAGGGATAGATATTTTATCAATTATTAGAAAATATGATTTGCCTGAAGAATTTCCAAAGGAAGTTGAGGATTATACGGAGCAGATACCTGAAGAAATTCCAGAAAAAGAAATTAAAAGAAGAAGGGATTTACGAAATTTAAAAATTGTTACGATAGATGGAGAGGATGCAAAGGACCTTGATGATGCTGTTTCAATAGAAAAATTGCCTGATGGGAAGTTTAAACTTGGTGTTCATATTGCAGATGTTACATATTATGTAAAAGAAAAATCGCCTCTTGATAAGGAAGCTTTAAAAAGAGGAACCAGCGTTTATTTAGTTGATAGAGTTATACCTATGCTACCAAGAAAACTATCAAATGGAGTCTGCAGCTTAAATCCAAAGGTTGACAGATTAACTTTATCTTGTGTTATGACAATAGACCAAAACGGCAGAGTTGTCGATTATGAAATTTTTGAAAGTATAATAAAAACATGTGAAAGAATGACTTATACTGATGTTACTAAAATTTTAAGAGATAATGATGAAGAGCTGTGTAAAAGGTATGATTATCTTATAGAAGATTTCAGGAACATGGAGGAGCTATGTAATATTTTAAATAGAAAAAGGACTTTGAGGGGAGCTTTGGATTTTGATTTTGAGGAATGCAAGGTAATACTTGATGAAAAGGGCAAGCCTATTGAAATTAAACCATATGAAAGAGAGATTGCAAATCGTATAATAGAGGAATTTATGATTGTCTGCAATGAAACAATTGCGGAGCATATGTTCTGGACTGGGATACCGTTTGTATATAGAATTCATGAGGATCCCGATTCTGAAAAGATTTTACGATTTGCAGAGTTTGCACACAATCTTGGCTATAGAGTGAAATTTGGTAAGGATGTTCATCCAAAGATGCTGCAGGATATTCTTGAAGCTGCAAAGGGAAAAAGAGAACAACCTATAATAGACATGCTGCTCTTAAGGTCGTTAAAACAGGCAAGGTATTCACCAGATTGCACAGGGCATTTTGGCTTGGCGTCAAAATACTATTGTCATTTTACGTCACCAATAAGAAGATATCCGGATTTGATAATACACAGAATTATTAAAGAGTTTTTAAAGGGCAAGATTGATGAAAAGAGGATTGAAAAGCTTAGAAGTCTTGTTGAAAAGGCAGCAAAGCAATCAAGTGATACCGAACGAATTGCAGATGAAGCTGAAAGAGAGACTGAGGATTTAAAGAAGGTAGAATATATGGCGGATAGAATTGGTGAGGTTTATACGGGAATAATTTCCTCAGTTACACATTTTGGTATGTTTGTAGAACTTCCAAATACTATTGAGGGATTAATACATATTAGCAATTTGGCCGACGATTACTATATTTTTGATGAAAATATTTACGCATTAATAGGCGAAGAGACAAGAAAGATTTACAGACTCGGTGATGAAGTAAAGGTAAAGGTTGTTAAGGCAGATGTTGAGAATAGAACAATTGATTTTGCTCTTGTGGAAGACGAACAAGAAATTGAGGCAAGGCATTAG
- the smpB gene encoding SsrA-binding protein SmpB has product MKSERRVVAENRKARHDYFIEETFEAGIELFGTEVKSIKLGKANLKDSYADISNGELFIYNMHISPYEKGNIFNRDPLRPKKLLMHKSEIRRLAGLVSQKGLTLIPLTLYVVRGLVKVELALAKGKKIYDKREDIAKRDARREVEKEFKVRNLY; this is encoded by the coding sequence ATGAAATCAGAAAGAAGAGTAGTCGCGGAAAATAGAAAAGCAAGGCATGACTATTTTATAGAGGAAACATTTGAGGCTGGAATAGAACTGTTTGGAACGGAAGTAAAGTCCATTAAACTTGGAAAAGCTAACCTTAAGGACAGTTATGCAGATATTTCTAATGGTGAGTTGTTTATCTACAATATGCACATAAGTCCATATGAAAAAGGTAATATATTTAACAGGGATCCCCTAAGACCAAAAAAATTATTGATGCATAAAAGTGAAATTAGAAGGCTTGCAGGATTAGTGTCGCAAAAGGGATTAACCTTAATACCACTAACGCTTTATGTAGTCAGGGGTCTAGTAAAAGTAGAGCTTGCTCTTGCAAAGGGTAAGAAAATATACGATAAGCGTGAGGATATTGCTAAAAGAGATGCGCGAAGAGAAGTAGAAAAGGAATTTAAGGTTAGAAATCTGTATTGA
- a CDS encoding RHS repeat domain-containing protein — protein sequence MKTKKTHTNKIPTDAASSTVYARFGIVEESGDAYFDALQLEDGFVANRYNLVENADFLYGTDTPTFWTKNSYLNSNDTKVTSTAAPGLDSNLFRIFGEATKTKTLYQKIYVEGKAGDTFVVSGWAKANSVPISQGRYFAIDIGFEKVTGGYEYQVVPLNQDSNDWQYISDRVVAGSDYKSINIYVLYYNNENIAWFDGLGLYKEEFGDRFEYDTNGNLTKVIDIENNQTNLTYENNDVTNYTEPKGNSSSFSYDEKHNLTEGTSSEGTLQNYSYDDHGNVIETKIGPETNYIKTTTTYDENYNYLKTQTDASGNTVSYNFNTTKGVLNSLTDAKNSIINYVYDNLDRMTEAKMALNENDEVKNTYTYANDRLSEIGHNGFSYSFVYDALGRNTEVKVGSQSLITNIYDSYSRIESSTYGNGQTISYNYDDLDRITAKKYNGIERFRYEYDASGNLGYLDDFVNGVKYRYVYDISERLIKIEDSNGNRINYSYDSNSNKSSVVERINGLSFTTSYSYDKDNKEKEINLSNGAKVTNSYDILGRLSNKVILTGSASFTTNYSYEAGAYQNSTTNRLSEIDNNGKKINYTYDANGNIETITQDGKRIKYYYNKLNELIREDNQILNKTIVYTYDLGGNILSKIEYPYTEGLPENPTKTITYTYNDSNWKDKLTSFDGKTITYDNIGNPLSYNGYTFTWEEGRQLSRIQGNGLNISFKYNDQGIRTEKTINGVTTKYYLLGDKVILETNGTDTIHYSYDSQDNLVSMNLNGVEYYYIRNGQGDIIALIDANGNEVVTYTYDSWGNIISIDGSLATTVGVKNPYRYRGYRYDEETNLYYLQSRFYNPEWGRFINADAIVGEKGELLSHNMFAYCSNDPVNMEDPDGDIAWWVGAAVGGAITDSVLYLLQHSNGGFSWSGLGKAAATGAITGVALAGAGKFIAKGVRALVSARKAKTIIKGTSSTANKLIKFKGDEAVAHFERHGKEMMDALGKKQYNLKNYMDDANFVIQNGEFVPELNGYVRLIGGQGSAKYGFVGLDRATGNITTFHIKPVSELIKKAPSLGLGR from the coding sequence TTGAAAACAAAGAAAACTCATACAAATAAAATTCCAACAGATGCTGCGAGTTCAACGGTTTATGCAAGATTTGGGATAGTAGAAGAGTCAGGGGATGCATATTTTGATGCACTACAGCTTGAGGATGGATTTGTAGCAAACAGATATAACCTTGTAGAAAATGCTGACTTTTTATATGGAACAGATACACCTACATTCTGGACAAAAAACAGCTACTTAAACAGCAACGACACAAAGGTTACATCAACAGCAGCACCAGGGCTTGATTCCAATCTATTTAGAATATTTGGTGAGGCAACAAAAACAAAGACCCTTTATCAAAAGATATATGTAGAAGGAAAAGCGGGAGATACATTTGTAGTATCCGGGTGGGCAAAGGCAAACTCAGTTCCAATATCACAGGGAAGATACTTTGCAATAGACATAGGCTTTGAAAAGGTAACAGGAGGATATGAATACCAAGTAGTCCCACTTAATCAGGATTCAAACGACTGGCAGTATATATCAGATAGAGTTGTAGCAGGATCGGATTACAAGAGCATAAACATATATGTTTTATACTACAATAATGAAAACATAGCCTGGTTTGATGGACTTGGGCTTTACAAAGAAGAATTTGGTGATAGGTTTGAATATGATACTAATGGAAACTTAACAAAGGTAATAGATATTGAAAACAATCAAACAAACTTAACCTATGAAAACAACGATGTTACAAATTACACCGAACCAAAAGGCAATTCATCAAGTTTTTCTTATGATGAGAAACATAATCTAACAGAAGGGACTTCATCTGAGGGGACACTGCAAAACTACTCATACGATGATCACGGCAATGTAATTGAAACCAAGATAGGACCAGAAACAAATTATATAAAGACAACAACAACTTATGATGAAAATTACAATTATCTAAAAACCCAAACAGATGCGTCAGGAAATACCGTAAGCTATAACTTTAATACAACAAAGGGAGTATTAAACAGCCTAACAGATGCTAAAAATTCAATTATAAATTATGTTTATGACAATTTAGACAGAATGACAGAAGCCAAGATGGCATTAAATGAGAATGACGAGGTAAAGAATACTTACACCTATGCAAATGACAGACTAAGTGAAATAGGACATAATGGATTTAGCTATAGCTTTGTTTATGATGCATTAGGAAGAAATACGGAGGTTAAAGTTGGAAGCCAAAGCCTAATAACTAACATCTATGATTCCTACAGCAGGATAGAGAGTTCAACCTATGGAAACGGGCAAACAATAAGCTATAACTATGATGACCTTGACAGAATTACTGCAAAAAAATATAACGGAATAGAAAGGTTTAGATATGAATATGATGCAAGCGGAAATTTAGGCTATTTAGATGACTTTGTAAATGGGGTAAAATATAGGTATGTATATGATATTTCAGAAAGATTAATAAAGATAGAGGATTCCAATGGAAATAGAATAAATTATTCCTACGATTCAAACAGCAACAAAAGCAGCGTAGTTGAAAGGATAAACGGCTTGAGCTTTACAACAAGCTATTCCTACGATAAGGACAATAAGGAAAAGGAAATAAATCTTTCAAATGGAGCAAAGGTTACAAATAGTTATGACATTTTAGGAAGACTAAGCAATAAAGTTATTTTAACAGGGTCAGCATCCTTTACAACAAACTACAGCTATGAAGCAGGTGCATACCAAAACTCAACAACAAACAGATTAAGCGAGATTGATAACAATGGTAAAAAGATAAACTACACCTACGATGCAAATGGGAATATTGAAACAATAACCCAGGATGGAAAAAGAATTAAATATTATTACAACAAGCTAAATGAACTTATAAGGGAAGACAACCAAATATTAAACAAGACAATAGTATATACTTATGACTTAGGCGGTAACATTTTAAGCAAAATAGAATATCCGTATACAGAAGGATTACCTGAAAATCCTACTAAGACAATAACCTACACATACAACGATTCTAACTGGAAGGATAAACTAACAAGCTTTGACGGAAAGACAATAACCTATGATAATATAGGGAATCCTCTATCCTATAATGGCTATACCTTTACATGGGAAGAGGGAAGACAGCTTTCTAGGATACAAGGTAACGGCCTTAATATTTCCTTCAAATACAACGACCAAGGTATAAGAACCGAAAAAACTATAAATGGTGTTACAACAAAATATTACCTTTTAGGCGATAAAGTTATTCTTGAAACAAACGGCACCGATACAATCCACTATTCCTACGATAGCCAAGACAACCTTGTTTCAATGAATTTAAATGGGGTAGAATATTACTATATAAGGAACGGGCAAGGGGATATTATAGCTTTAATAGACGCAAACGGGAATGAAGTTGTAACTTATACTTACGATAGCTGGGGGAATATTATCTCTATTGACGGAAGCCTTGCAACAACTGTAGGGGTTAAGAATCCATATAGGTATAGAGGATACAGATACGATGAAGAGACGAATCTGTATTATCTACAAAGCAGGTTCTACAATCCTGAGTGGGGTAGGTTTATTAATGCGGATGCGATTGTAGGGGAAAAGGGAGAATTACTGTCCCATAACATGTTTGCGTATTGCAGCAATGATCCAGTAAACATGGAAGACCCAGATGGTGATATAGCATGGTGGGTTGGTGCAGCTGTAGGCGGAGCAATAACTGATTCAGTGCTATATCTTTTACAGCATAGTAATGGAGGATTTAGTTGGAGCGGATTAGGGAAAGCAGCTGCAACAGGTGCTATTACAGGTGTAGCATTAGCTGGAGCAGGAAAGTTTATTGCAAAGGGAGTAAGAGCATTAGTTTCCGCTAGAAAAGCGAAGACAATTATTAAGGGAACGAGTAGTACTGCTAATAAGCTTATTAAATTCAAAGGTGATGAAGCAGTTGCTCATTTTGAACGTCATGGGAAAGAAATGATGGATGCTCTAGGTAAAAAACAATACAATCTTAAGAATTACATGGATGATGCAAACTTTGTAATACAAAATGGTGAATTTGTTCCTGAGCTTAATGGATATGTAAGACTGATTGGTGGACAAGGAAGTGCAAAATATGGATTTGTTGGTTTAGATAGAGCAACTGGAAATATTACAACATTTCATATAAAACCTGTTTCCGAGTTAATAAAAAAAGCTCCTAGTCTAGGGTTAGGAAGATAA
- a CDS encoding O-acetyl-ADP-ribose deacetylase codes for MPLEIIRNDITKVYADAIVNAANSSLLGGGGVDGAIHRAAGPELLEECRNLGGCETGQAKITKGYKLPAKYVIHTVGPVWQGGKNNEEMLLADCYKNSLALAKEYKLESIAFPLISTGAYGYPKDKALKIAISVIGDFLLNNDMTVYLVVYDKSAFVMSEKLFSSIKQYIDDKYIEEQPFNRRYLIEEMHQASYSMEPEFQTAEESIINKKKKRSLDDAIKHLDETFSQMLLRLIDEKGMTETETYKKANIDRKLFSKIRNDVNYKPSKPTAIAFAIALKLNLDETKNLLLKAGYALSNSNKFDIIIQYFIEEENYNIFEINEALFAFGQNLLGA; via the coding sequence ATGCCACTAGAAATAATCCGTAATGATATAACGAAAGTATACGCTGATGCGATTGTTAATGCAGCAAACTCTTCACTTCTTGGTGGCGGAGGTGTTGATGGAGCAATCCATCGTGCTGCAGGACCTGAGCTGCTTGAAGAGTGCAGAAATCTTGGTGGATGTGAGACTGGACAAGCAAAAATAACAAAAGGGTATAAACTTCCGGCAAAATATGTAATCCATACTGTTGGGCCTGTTTGGCAAGGTGGTAAAAATAATGAGGAGATGCTGCTGGCAGATTGTTATAAGAACTCACTTGCATTAGCGAAGGAATATAAACTTGAGAGCATTGCGTTTCCTTTAATATCAACAGGTGCCTATGGGTATCCCAAGGATAAAGCATTAAAAATAGCAATTTCAGTAATAGGAGATTTTCTGCTAAACAATGATATGACAGTTTATCTTGTTGTTTATGATAAATCAGCATTTGTCATGTCCGAGAAACTGTTTTCATCCATTAAGCAATATATTGATGATAAGTATATAGAAGAACAACCCTTTAATCGTAGATATTTGATTGAGGAAATGCACCAAGCGAGCTACTCTATGGAGCCTGAGTTTCAAACAGCTGAAGAATCAATAATAAACAAAAAGAAAAAACGAAGCCTTGATGATGCTATAAAGCATTTGGATGAAACATTTTCACAGATGTTGCTTCGTTTGATTGATGAAAAAGGCATGACAGAAACAGAAACTTATAAAAAGGCAAATATAGACCGAAAATTATTTTCTAAAATCCGAAACGATGTAAATTATAAGCCAAGTAAGCCTACTGCAATTGCTTTTGCTATTGCATTAAAATTAAACCTGGATGAAACAAAAAACCTGCTGCTTAAGGCCGGATATGCTCTCTCTAACAGTAATAAATTTGATATCATCATTCAGTATTTTATTGAAGAAGAAAACTACAATATATTTGAAATCAATGAAGCTTTGTTCGCGTTTGGTCAAAATCTATTAGGAGCGTAG
- a CDS encoding vWA domain-containing protein — MKKGLTELVFILDRSGSMSGLESDTIGGFNAMIEKQKKEQGEALITTVLFDDKYELLHEHVNLRSVEPITDKEYFVRGTTALLDAMGKTINKIVNIQKHIPEDERAEHVMFVIITDGMENSSKEFSYEKVRQMIEYQKRRYGWEFIFLGANIDAIATAERFGISQDRATNYNADREGTLLNYEVISETVSCFRTSRKISENWKARIEEDFKKRGGR, encoded by the coding sequence ATGAAAAAAGGTTTAACAGAATTGGTATTTATTCTTGACAGAAGTGGGTCAATGAGTGGTCTTGAAAGCGATACTATCGGCGGATTTAATGCTATGATTGAAAAGCAGAAAAAAGAGCAGGGCGAGGCTCTGATTACTACAGTGTTGTTTGATGACAAATATGAATTGCTGCACGAGCACGTAAACCTTCGTAGCGTTGAACCTATTACAGATAAAGAGTATTTCGTAAGAGGTACTACTGCATTATTGGATGCAATGGGAAAAACTATCAACAAAATAGTAAATATTCAGAAACATATACCTGAAGACGAGCGAGCTGAACATGTTATGTTCGTAATAATTACTGATGGTATGGAGAATTCTAGCAAAGAGTTCAGTTATGAAAAAGTTCGCCAGATGATTGAGTATCAAAAGAGAAGATATGGCTGGGAGTTTATCTTTCTTGGTGCAAACATTGATGCCATTGCTACAGCAGAGCGCTTTGGTATAAGTCAGGATAGGGCGACTAATTATAATGCAGACAGAGAGGGCACTTTACTAAACTACGAGGTTATAAGCGAAACAGTAAGTTGTTTTCGAACTAGTCGTAAAATATCAGAAAACTGGAAAGCTCGTATTGAAGAGGATTTCAAAAAGCGAGGAGGAAGGTAG
- a CDS encoding alpha/beta hydrolase, producing MQTDTFAFSNGQNVEIFTYKWMPNEDKEIKGVIQIAHGMAETAARYDRFAEFFTNEGYVVYANDHVGHGKTAKSIENVGYTGKDGFNRMIYDMKQLNDIIKKEYPNVPVFLLGHSMGSFLAQSYITKYGNTINGVILSGTAGKQGILLDIGIFLAKLEMKRKGERWQSNLLNKLSFGNYNKSFRPNKTEFDWLSRDEKEVEKYINDPFCGTVFTASFYYDFFNGLKKIHQKNYMAKIPKDLPIYIFAGEQDPVGNKCRTIKWLIEKYKKLGIKDVSYKFYKDGRHEMLNEINRDEVMSDLLFWLQSKIIK from the coding sequence TTGCAAACTGATACGTTTGCTTTCAGCAACGGGCAAAATGTAGAAATTTTTACTTATAAATGGATGCCAAATGAAGATAAAGAAATAAAAGGTGTAATTCAAATAGCTCATGGAATGGCTGAAACTGCTGCAAGGTATGATAGATTTGCAGAATTTTTTACTAACGAAGGATATGTAGTATATGCAAATGATCATGTAGGGCACGGAAAAACTGCTAAATCTATCGAAAATGTTGGATATACAGGCAAAGATGGATTTAACAGAATGATATACGACATGAAGCAATTAAATGATATTATAAAAAAGGAATATCCAAATGTGCCTGTGTTTTTATTAGGACATAGCATGGGGTCATTTTTAGCACAATCGTATATAACAAAATATGGAAATACAATTAACGGTGTAATCTTATCAGGAACTGCAGGGAAACAGGGAATACTCTTGGACATAGGAATTTTTCTTGCTAAGCTTGAGATGAAGAGAAAAGGAGAGAGATGGCAGAGTAATTTGCTCAACAAATTATCCTTTGGAAATTATAATAAATCATTTAGGCCTAATAAGACTGAATTCGACTGGTTAAGCAGAGATGAAAAAGAGGTTGAAAAATATATTAATGATCCATTCTGTGGAACGGTCTTTACAGCAAGCTTCTACTATGATTTTTTTAATGGGCTTAAGAAAATACACCAAAAGAATTATATGGCTAAAATTCCTAAAGACTTACCGATTTATATTTTTGCAGGTGAACAGGATCCAGTGGGAAATAAATGTAGGACTATTAAATGGCTGATAGAAAAATATAAAAAATTAGGGATTAAGGATGTTTCTTATAAATTTTATAAGGATGGGAGACATGAGATGCTAAATGAGATTAATAGGGATGAAGTTATGAGTGATTTACTGTTCTGGTTACAGTCAAAAATAATCAAATAG
- a CDS encoding radical SAM protein, which produces MKISKNDALMWFEFFSQLPEDEELSPKQEEIVYATFAQIEAAVENRNVALMSKIKNLKTLENRTYFVGNENKFSNGCRSCLLGTGLGAVRKTNRCNLNCKFCYNYGHIDEMPPIGEDFWEIGGTKFYEKDIDLLLSIYKKPTGIAYVYLEPFMEIEKYFPIIKKFSDAKIHQHLYTNGTLATEDTLKALGKAGLNEIRFNLGASDCSDKVIENIGIAKEYIERVGIETPMTPEFFENFFEKKQAILDTKLDFINCAELHLNENNIYNYYGENMYISRLGYISPIWSRELTLNFMKIADEENWNLAVHDCSNYTKFARGLNLSSKEGKWFGASSYACEFTRIPYEVFLPILRDESFKFLIEEELPYGYKIGELMF; this is translated from the coding sequence ATGAAAATTTCAAAAAATGATGCATTAATGTGGTTTGAATTTTTTTCACAATTACCTGAAGACGAAGAACTTAGTCCAAAGCAGGAAGAAATAGTTTATGCCACTTTTGCACAAATTGAAGCAGCTGTTGAAAATAGAAATGTTGCATTGATGTCTAAAATTAAGAATTTAAAAACATTGGAGAATAGAACTTATTTTGTGGGAAATGAAAATAAATTTTCAAATGGATGCCGTTCTTGTCTACTAGGCACTGGGTTAGGCGCAGTTAGAAAAACAAATAGATGCAATTTAAACTGTAAATTCTGCTATAACTATGGACACATAGATGAAATGCCACCAATTGGAGAAGATTTTTGGGAAATTGGTGGAACTAAGTTTTATGAAAAGGATATTGATTTACTGCTATCAATTTATAAAAAGCCAACTGGAATTGCATATGTTTATTTAGAACCATTCATGGAAATAGAAAAATATTTTCCGATTATAAAGAAATTTAGCGATGCTAAAATTCATCAACATCTTTATACAAATGGAACTTTAGCAACTGAAGATACATTGAAAGCTTTAGGAAAAGCAGGTCTTAACGAGATACGTTTCAATTTAGGGGCCTCAGATTGCTCGGATAAAGTTATTGAAAATATAGGCATAGCTAAAGAATATATTGAAAGAGTAGGAATTGAAACTCCAATGACACCTGAGTTTTTTGAAAACTTTTTTGAGAAGAAACAAGCAATTTTAGATACAAAACTTGATTTTATTAATTGTGCTGAATTACACCTAAATGAAAATAATATTTACAATTATTATGGAGAAAATATGTATATTTCAAGACTTGGCTATATATCTCCAATTTGGAGCAGAGAATTAACACTAAATTTTATGAAAATTGCTGATGAAGAAAATTGGAATTTAGCAGTTCATGATTGTTCTAACTATACTAAATTTGCCAGAGGTTTAAATTTGAGCAGTAAAGAAGGCAAATGGTTTGGAGCCAGCAGCTATGCTTGTGAATTTACTAGAATTCCTTATGAAGTCTTCTTGCCAATATTAAGGGACGAAAGCTTTAAATTCTTGATTGAAGAAGAATTACCCTACGGATACAAAATAGGAGAATTGATGTTTTAG
- a CDS encoding MarR family winged helix-turn-helix transcriptional regulator, with protein sequence MDNCNFDNLHQAFMMVIKLHYQRLHATLEKLGLYPGQPPMLFILYKNNGQSQRELAEKLHIKPATTTVMLTRLEKAGLVTRKQDELDQRISRVYLTDKGMEVCEVLKKVMGDLNEECFGNFSDDEKELLRNLLQKMADNLSNKCENLKDKD encoded by the coding sequence ATGGACAATTGCAATTTTGATAATTTACATCAAGCTTTTATGATGGTCATAAAACTTCATTATCAGAGATTGCATGCTACTTTAGAAAAACTAGGTCTCTATCCAGGACAGCCACCTATGTTATTTATTCTGTATAAAAACAATGGACAAAGTCAAAGGGAACTTGCAGAAAAGCTCCATATTAAACCTGCAACTACAACAGTAATGCTGACTAGATTAGAGAAGGCAGGACTAGTTACAAGAAAGCAGGATGAATTAGATCAGAGGATTTCAAGAGTATATCTTACAGATAAAGGCATGGAAGTGTGTGAAGTTTTAAAGAAGGTAATGGGGGATTTGAACGAAGAGTGTTTTGGAAATTTCTCTGATGACGAAAAGGAACTATTGAGAAATCTTCTTCAGAAGATGGCAGATAATTTATCAAATAAATGTGAAAATCTTAAAGATAAAGATTAA